From a region of the Mycoplasma miroungigenitalium genome:
- the pyrH gene encoding UMP kinase has protein sequence MKYKRILVKLSGEGLANKSKSLAIDYTLVENIARQLKKIVEKGIQVSVVIGGGNFWRGASAEKNGIPRNRADYIGMIATIMNGLALQSGFEEMGLKTRVQSSLNIDQRVAEYYINEKAIKYLENGEVVIFAGGTGRPYFTTDTAATLCASEIGADVILMGKNGVKGIYDSDPKHNPNAKKFDVITYDEILERKLQVMDLTATSMARDNNIGLIVFDIQEPDAILRAIEGTIELTEVTK, from the coding sequence ATGAAATACAAAAGAATACTCGTTAAACTTTCAGGCGAGGGTTTAGCAAATAAGTCAAAGAGTTTAGCAATTGATTACACTTTAGTTGAAAACATTGCTCGTCAGTTAAAAAAAATTGTTGAAAAAGGAATTCAAGTTAGCGTTGTAATTGGCGGTGGTAACTTTTGAAGAGGGGCTAGTGCCGAAAAAAACGGTATTCCTCGTAATAGGGCTGACTACATTGGAATGATTGCCACAATTATGAATGGTTTAGCTTTACAGAGTGGTTTCGAAGAAATGGGCTTAAAAACCAGAGTCCAATCTTCTTTAAATATAGATCAAAGAGTGGCAGAATATTACATTAATGAAAAAGCTATAAAATATTTAGAAAATGGTGAGGTAGTAATTTTTGCCGGCGGAACAGGTAGACCTTACTTCACAACCGATACTGCTGCGACTCTTTGTGCATCTGAAATAGGAGCTGACGTAATACTTATGGGTAAAAATGGAGTTAAAGGCATCTATGATTCAGATCCAAAACACAATCCAAACGCAAAAAAATTTGATGTCATAACATACGATGAAATTCTTGAACGAAAATTGCAAGTTATGGATTTAACAGCAACATCAATGGCTAGGGATAATAATATCGGATTAATTGTTTTTGATATTCAAGAACCTGATGCAATTTTAAGAGCAATCGAAGGAACAATTGAACTAACGGAGGTAACTAAATAA
- a CDS encoding ATP-binding protein, with translation MDNSINKKVFIENSDEYKAKILKSIEKCVKLKLMLAENKVTWEELFEFLPEILEIKDSIENPSFTPFIYSLKRNDKGVLVFTKQPADNEFRKLININNNLWLTDIFPVNTKLTTQRMIINSRSKIELELRCNMIKESLLNKSNISFKGFYVHGKYSTSKTQFAHAIATEWAKSGVTTVYMTTQALFNYLKSSFDSNRHEGAEIIQKLKDVDALIIDDLGGESPNAWFIFEILNDIITHRINLNKNTNFLSAMSYEKLNNYYINHRSLKSEAHKANVLIQKIESITLPFEID, from the coding sequence ATGGATAATTCCATCAATAAAAAGGTTTTTATAGAAAATAGTGACGAGTATAAAGCTAAAATTCTTAAATCTATCGAAAAATGTGTCAAATTAAAATTAATGTTGGCTGAAAATAAAGTTACGTGAGAAGAATTATTCGAATTTTTACCAGAAATATTGGAGATAAAAGACTCTATAGAGAACCCTAGTTTCACGCCATTTATTTATTCTTTGAAGCGAAATGATAAGGGCGTTTTAGTCTTTACAAAACAACCCGCTGATAATGAATTTAGAAAGTTAATTAATATTAATAATAATTTATGATTAACAGATATTTTTCCCGTTAATACAAAATTAACTACTCAAAGAATGATCATAAATTCAAGATCTAAAATTGAACTAGAATTGCGTTGTAACATGATTAAGGAATCTTTGTTAAATAAATCAAACATTTCATTTAAAGGATTTTACGTGCATGGTAAGTATAGTACTAGCAAAACACAATTTGCACATGCTATTGCAACTGAATGAGCTAAATCGGGCGTAACTACTGTTTATATGACAACACAGGCATTGTTTAACTATTTAAAATCTAGTTTTGATAGCAATAGACACGAAGGTGCGGAAATAATCCAAAAATTAAAAGATGTAGATGCTCTTATTATTGATGATTTGGGCGGTGAATCCCCAAACGCTTGATTCATTTTTGAAATATTGAATGACATTATTACACATCGCATTAATTTAAATAAAAATACTAATTTTCTTTCAGCAATGAGTTATGAAAAACTTAATAACTATTACATTAATCATAGATCATTAAAATCAGAGGCTCATAAGGCAAATGTGTTGATTCAAAAAATAGAATCAATAACACTACCATTCGAAATTGATTAA
- a CDS encoding phosphatidate cytidylyltransferase, with translation MKKNTLYERIIPGIIIAVVFLGTLIPLSIFSYDYQISRILSFVLIYVIFLTCSWEYFHAQRLKWYWAVTLSLLVSIVVFIPIKDITIPWMTNSRIDKLYPPHPDKVVQLMYYMKLIAIEPIIVIVVILIALAFMIIELFTRKFIKPIDRFARFMFALATIYILAIFTKVIHGFLVYDWKYWVAIGLISAASDSFGFLFGKLLGKKYFSKPFSPTISPNKTWEGFIGSEICGAIIAAISVFSLGLFDSISIKIVFSLIAPLFAVAGDLYFSYIKRINGIKDYSKLLRGHGGLLDRIDSISFITILMFLFILINRFTLTA, from the coding sequence ATGAAGAAAAATACCCTTTATGAACGTATAATTCCTGGAATTATCATTGCGGTGGTATTTTTGGGTACATTGATACCTTTATCAATATTCTCTTATGATTACCAAATTTCTAGAATATTATCATTTGTATTAATTTATGTAATATTTTTAACTTGCAGTTGGGAATACTTTCATGCTCAAAGATTAAAATGATACTGAGCAGTTACATTGTCATTACTCGTTTCGATTGTTGTGTTTATCCCAATCAAAGATATAACAATCCCGTGAATGACTAATTCAAGAATAGATAAACTCTACCCTCCACACCCTGATAAAGTAGTTCAATTGATGTACTATATGAAGTTAATTGCTATTGAACCCATAATCGTAATAGTGGTCATACTAATTGCTTTAGCTTTTATGATTATAGAATTATTCACTCGTAAATTTATCAAACCAATTGACCGGTTCGCGAGATTTATGTTCGCATTAGCAACCATTTATATTTTGGCCATATTCACAAAAGTTATACATGGCTTTTTGGTTTATGATTGGAAATATTGAGTAGCAATAGGATTGATTTCGGCTGCCTCTGACTCATTTGGATTTTTGTTCGGAAAACTCCTAGGTAAAAAATATTTTTCGAAACCATTTTCCCCAACAATTTCGCCAAATAAAACATGAGAAGGTTTTATTGGTTCTGAAATTTGTGGTGCAATAATTGCAGCTATTTCTGTCTTTAGTTTAGGTTTATTTGATTCAATATCAATAAAAATCGTCTTTTCTTTAATAGCTCCTTTATTTGCAGTTGCCGGTGATTTATATTTTTCTTACATCAAGAGAATCAATGGCATAAAAGACTATTCTAAACTGTTGCGTGGTCATGGAGGATTATTAGATAGAATAGACAGCATAAGTTTTATAACTATTTTGATGTTTCTATTTATTTTAATAAATCGCTTCACATTAACCGCTTAG
- a CDS encoding dephospho-CoA kinase yields MIAVIGKIGVGKTTFLKNLGIDQEKIFYCDEFIAKHYLKNGIFYHEIKEKIGDFLLDKKGVSKSKILWWLDQDKRNIDVLEKIIFPKIFEALKNGKFLIVEIPVLVNKNCNFLTLFSLILCLSTNEQKRQKNLQKRNVDNLTLKQLDAKNDPKKAIKSLFGKKPIVDIYMWNFDSTQQNRKIFEILSLIK; encoded by the coding sequence ATGATTGCTGTTATCGGAAAAATTGGTGTAGGTAAAACTACTTTCCTAAAAAATTTAGGTATAGATCAAGAAAAAATTTTCTATTGTGATGAATTTATAGCAAAACATTACCTAAAAAATGGGATTTTTTACCATGAAATTAAAGAAAAAATAGGTGATTTTTTACTTGATAAAAAAGGTGTTTCTAAATCGAAAATTCTTTGATGATTAGACCAGGATAAAAGAAATATAGACGTATTGGAAAAAATCATATTTCCCAAAATTTTTGAAGCTTTAAAAAATGGGAAATTCCTAATTGTTGAAATACCCGTTCTTGTTAATAAAAATTGTAATTTTTTAACTTTGTTTTCTTTAATTTTATGCTTATCAACAAACGAGCAAAAACGACAAAAAAATTTGCAAAAAAGAAATGTGGATAACTTAACATTAAAGCAATTAGACGCAAAAAATGACCCCAAAAAGGCTATAAAATCACTTTTTGGTAAAAAACCAATTGTGGATATCTATATGTGAAACTTTGATTCCACACAACAAAATAGAAAAATTTTTGAAATACTTTCTCTAATAAAATAA
- the frr gene encoding ribosome recycling factor, producing MELDLYLLDFEETATKAIHHYGFELSKISTGRANPQLIKGVKIDYYGTPTSLEELASISVPEPAQLLVKPFDMSSVKDICKAILAANLGVQPVDEGNQVRLTFPALTSERRKELVKSLAKYTEQAKIGVRNARQDAMKAIKADEELSEDEQKRYQDVIQKHVDAKVEIINKMTAEKEKELTSL from the coding sequence ATGGAATTAGATTTATATTTATTAGATTTTGAAGAAACAGCTACAAAAGCTATTCATCATTACGGTTTTGAATTGTCAAAAATCTCGACAGGACGTGCCAACCCGCAACTAATTAAGGGAGTTAAAATTGACTACTATGGTACACCAACTTCACTTGAAGAATTAGCCAGCATATCAGTACCGGAACCAGCCCAATTGCTTGTAAAACCATTTGATATGTCATCAGTTAAAGATATTTGCAAAGCTATTTTGGCGGCTAATTTGGGTGTACAACCAGTTGATGAAGGTAATCAAGTCCGTTTAACATTCCCTGCTTTGACTTCCGAAAGAAGAAAAGAATTAGTTAAAAGTCTTGCAAAATATACCGAACAAGCAAAAATTGGCGTAAGAAACGCTCGTCAAGATGCTATGAAAGCTATAAAAGCCGATGAAGAATTAAGTGAAGATGAACAAAAAAGATATCAAGATGTTATTCAAAAACATGTTGATGCAAAAGTGGAAATAATAAATAAAATGACCGCTGAAAAAGAGAAAGAACTAACGAGTTTATAA
- a CDS encoding DnaD domain protein yields MLKNIIYPYFTVENSSIIAGEDLKNLRKFYAPILGPNAILLYEYLRDLAINETNEVGFHDYDSITYMLKIDLKALNDARIMLESVSLLSTFIDEFNRKTLFVIEKPLDRKGFKLNLILANKLLNIIGKQNFERLIGKDRNHYLSKAKYLLEVSAGYQDVFNESEDYSLINDNSIDVNTQDLDTKEINIGVQEKIDLNTFEFPNIYEAILKTDSRVFFGQIQGQIASTKIIDLIKDSRSCGFSDPCINLIFFYANEVNGKINYQYVNKIIKDLIRKEIFSFEPLENYLDALIKMKNNVVVTKKDLYKATYLSNLTKDENIMDGGL; encoded by the coding sequence ATGTTAAAAAATATAATTTATCCATATTTTACAGTCGAAAATTCTTCGATAATCGCAGGTGAAGATTTAAAAAACTTGCGTAAATTTTATGCACCTATTTTGGGACCAAATGCAATCCTATTATATGAATATTTAAGAGATTTAGCCATTAACGAAACTAACGAGGTCGGATTCCACGATTACGATAGCATTACATATATGTTAAAAATCGATTTAAAAGCCTTAAATGACGCAAGAATAATGCTTGAATCAGTTTCTTTGCTTTCAACTTTTATTGATGAATTTAATCGAAAAACTCTTTTTGTAATTGAGAAACCGCTTGATAGAAAAGGGTTTAAACTAAATTTAATTTTAGCTAATAAATTATTAAATATTATTGGCAAACAAAACTTTGAACGTTTGATAGGGAAAGATAGAAACCATTATCTATCAAAAGCTAAATATTTGCTTGAAGTTTCCGCTGGTTATCAAGATGTTTTTAATGAAAGCGAAGATTATTCATTAATTAATGATAATTCAATTGATGTTAATACGCAAGACCTAGACACAAAAGAAATTAACATCGGTGTGCAAGAAAAAATAGATTTAAACACATTTGAATTCCCAAATATTTATGAAGCTATCCTGAAAACCGATTCCAGAGTATTTTTTGGACAAATTCAAGGTCAAATTGCCTCAACTAAAATAATTGATTTAATAAAAGATTCACGTAGTTGCGGTTTTTCTGACCCTTGCATTAATTTAATATTTTTCTATGCGAACGAGGTTAATGGAAAAATTAACTATCAATACGTTAATAAAATAATTAAAGATTTAATTCGCAAAGAAATATTTTCATTTGAACCTCTAGAAAACTATTTAGATGCACTAATTAAGATGAAAAATAATGTTGTCGTGACTAAGAAAGACTTGTATAAAGCCACATATTTAAGCAATCTAACCAAAGACGAAAATATTATGGACGGGGGATTATAA
- a CDS encoding ABC transporter permease, translating into MKNWAINNKEKNPFKKSINHKSDNTFWGIIQIINKHFWKAFVGPFFAFCYPIVFTIILGTIFSYEIIIAATFSIGPLAIACVALPTALFEFKKSTLLKRIGATNIKPINFLLVIACYYFLIMVFSGLWTGLVSLAFFGSRYFIEGKELYSVALGSENIAVRLSSIKDLFTRIHWGGYVYSFIILTMVSLAVGLFLVSISKSILMIQAIGSTLLILTMFLSGQVLPLAQIAGVKTMWYLSYLTPFKSPIVQNTMAFQGAAHTSQTFYVNNSNHVLNNNLYTYSEYETLLKSMSNFTKSLGYNINEKNQAINPDLTLDKFVITMNGFDQNTVTSIEYGKYNIFNVNEVYGTINALNGSYSANTTFESLLKYSIEKQLNILLDTNSTAKQIEEAKGFLTMLVIKAPTSQANLLENLKWMKEINNIGPGSNLMELSTAWVYNALKNEVLKQYSGKFVQISGSYLSEDSIIKIGTKIENILNFVLPYAWSIVLLASAQKSFTWNTR; encoded by the coding sequence ATGAAGAATTGAGCAATAAACAATAAGGAAAAAAATCCTTTTAAAAAATCGATAAACCACAAATCTGATAACACATTTTGAGGCATTATTCAAATAATTAATAAACACTTCTGAAAAGCTTTCGTTGGTCCTTTTTTTGCTTTTTGTTACCCAATAGTTTTTACAATAATACTTGGTACTATTTTTAGTTATGAAATAATCATTGCAGCCACTTTTTCAATTGGACCGCTTGCAATTGCCTGCGTTGCGTTACCAACTGCTTTATTTGAATTTAAAAAATCAACCTTATTGAAAAGGATTGGAGCAACAAACATAAAACCAATAAACTTTTTATTAGTAATTGCATGTTATTACTTCTTAATTATGGTTTTTTCGGGTCTATGAACAGGATTAGTTAGCTTAGCATTTTTCGGAAGTAGATATTTCATCGAAGGTAAAGAACTATATTCAGTGGCTTTAGGAAGTGAAAACATTGCTGTTCGTTTATCTTCAATTAAAGATTTGTTTACGCGAATCCACTGGGGCGGTTATGTATACAGTTTCATAATTTTAACCATGGTTTCTCTAGCAGTCGGATTATTCTTGGTATCTATTTCTAAATCTATTTTGATGATTCAAGCAATTGGGTCAACCTTATTAATACTGACTATGTTTTTATCCGGACAAGTTCTTCCGCTTGCGCAGATTGCTGGTGTAAAAACAATGTGATACTTATCATATTTAACGCCTTTTAAGTCTCCGATAGTTCAAAACACAATGGCGTTTCAAGGCGCAGCACACACATCTCAAACATTTTATGTCAACAACTCAAATCATGTTTTAAATAATAATTTATATACTTATAGCGAATATGAAACCCTATTAAAAAGCATGAGCAATTTTACAAAATCGCTTGGTTATAATATTAATGAAAAAAATCAAGCGATTAACCCAGACCTAACGTTAGATAAATTTGTTATTACTATGAATGGATTTGACCAAAATACTGTAACTTCAATCGAATATGGAAAATATAACATTTTTAATGTTAATGAAGTATACGGCACAATAAATGCTTTAAACGGTTCATACTCAGCTAACACAACTTTTGAGTCTTTATTGAAATACAGTATTGAAAAACAACTAAATATATTATTAGATACAAACTCAACAGCAAAGCAAATTGAAGAAGCTAAAGGATTTCTAACAATGCTTGTAATAAAAGCTCCAACATCGCAAGCAAACCTTTTAGAAAATCTTAAATGGATGAAAGAAATCAATAATATTGGGCCAGGTTCTAATTTAATGGAATTATCAACTGCGTGAGTTTACAATGCTCTTAAAAATGAAGTATTGAAACAATACTCTGGTAAATTTGTCCAAATTAGCGGTTCATACTTAAGTGAAGATTCAATAATAAAAATTGGAACTAAAATTGAAAACATATTAAACTTTGTTTTACCATACGCTTGGTCAATCGTGTTGTTAGCGTCAGCACAAAAATCATTTACATGAAACACAAGATAG
- a CDS encoding ABC transporter ATP-binding protein: MKKNNIEMSGDYVNPVIKNLVDQLMEHDNKVTNHPPIETREYRNYKKIIEIKNLTKSFKIKGGKLLAVNDMSLNFYKGLNTALLGSNGAGKTTTVEMVVGISRPTSGVINYLFDGVVNNKMDASKIGIQFQDSSYPQGLTVLDVINSVNKIYGAKTSGKELLYLTKVFGVDEFLTNKAASLSGGQHQRLNALLAIINKPELVILDELSTGLDLKIKTRLINFIKEYVKEINSTLLIISHDIREIEQLADRIVIMNKGKVVYDRTKEETIQIYGSLGACLDEFI; encoded by the coding sequence ATGAAAAAAAACAATATAGAAATGTCAGGTGACTATGTAAACCCAGTCATTAAAAATTTGGTTGACCAACTTATGGAACATGATAACAAAGTTACAAATCATCCGCCTATCGAAACACGGGAATACAGAAATTATAAAAAAATAATTGAAATAAAAAATTTAACAAAATCATTCAAAATAAAAGGTGGCAAACTGCTTGCCGTCAATGACATGAGTTTAAATTTTTATAAAGGTTTAAACACTGCTTTATTAGGGTCAAATGGTGCAGGCAAAACCACCACAGTCGAAATGGTAGTCGGAATTTCAAGACCTACATCCGGAGTCATAAATTATCTTTTCGATGGTGTAGTTAACAACAAAATGGATGCATCAAAAATAGGTATCCAATTCCAAGATTCGTCGTATCCACAGGGTTTGACTGTACTTGATGTAATAAATTCAGTTAATAAAATCTACGGCGCAAAAACATCTGGAAAGGAATTACTATATCTGACTAAAGTGTTTGGGGTTGATGAATTCTTAACTAATAAGGCCGCTTCACTTTCTGGTGGTCAACACCAACGTCTTAATGCATTGCTAGCAATTATAAATAAACCTGAATTAGTTATATTAGATGAGTTAAGTACAGGTTTGGATTTAAAAATTAAAACTAGATTGATAAATTTCATTAAGGAATATGTCAAGGAAATTAATTCAACATTATTAATAATTTCTCATGATATTAGAGAAATTGAACAACTGGCAGACAGAATTGTGATAATGAACAAAGGTAAAGTGGTTTACGACCGAACAAAAGAAGAAACTATTCAAATTTATGGGTCTCTTGGTGCTTGTTTAGACGAATTTATTTAG
- the fba gene encoding class II fructose-1,6-bisphosphate aldolase, translating to MKFANAKKMIADAYKNKYAIPHININNLEWAKAVLLTAQEFKSPLIIGVSEGAVKYMGGYKTVRNMVEGLLGDLNITVPIVLHLDHGTKEGCFKAINAGFSSVMFDGSSLPFETNYESTKQVVEYAKKFDVSVESEVGTIGGEEDGIIGSGELADTSEALKMTQLGIDMLAAGVGNIHGKYPPTWKSLDFNHLENLSTICKIGLVLHGGSGIPKDQVSRAIKLGIAKINVNTELQLAFHEALRNFIITNKDLEGKNYDPRKLLANSIEAMKLATKEKIFEFGSNDKA from the coding sequence ATGAAATTTGCAAATGCTAAAAAAATGATTGCGGATGCGTACAAAAATAAGTATGCCATACCGCACATTAATATTAATAACTTAGAATGAGCAAAGGCCGTATTATTAACTGCACAAGAATTTAAATCGCCATTAATCATCGGTGTAAGTGAAGGTGCTGTTAAATACATGGGCGGCTATAAAACGGTTCGTAATATGGTTGAAGGTCTTTTAGGAGACCTTAATATTACTGTGCCTATTGTTTTACATTTGGACCACGGGACGAAAGAAGGCTGTTTTAAAGCTATTAACGCCGGATTTAGTTCTGTTATGTTTGATGGTTCAAGTTTGCCTTTTGAAACGAATTATGAATCAACAAAACAAGTTGTAGAATATGCTAAAAAGTTTGATGTCAGTGTTGAATCCGAAGTAGGAACTATTGGCGGAGAGGAAGATGGTATTATTGGGTCTGGTGAATTAGCAGACACTTCTGAAGCTTTAAAAATGACACAATTGGGAATTGATATGTTGGCAGCAGGTGTTGGCAATATACACGGTAAATATCCTCCAACATGGAAATCATTAGATTTCAACCATCTAGAAAACTTATCTACAATTTGCAAAATTGGATTAGTTTTACATGGGGGGTCCGGAATTCCAAAAGATCAAGTGTCTCGTGCAATAAAATTGGGTATAGCCAAAATAAATGTTAATACTGAACTTCAATTGGCTTTCCACGAAGCGTTAAGAAATTTTATTATTACTAACAAAGATTTAGAGGGAAAAAATTATGACCCCAGAAAATTATTAGCTAACAGTATTGAAGCCATGAAGCTAGCTACAAAAGAGAAAATTTTCGAATTTGGTTCTAACGATAAAGCATAA
- the lysS gene encoding lysine--tRNA ligase encodes MEKYTEQELVRRNKLLEYEKNNVVAFKKAYGLGEINYSDDISTEFEKYSKDELHEKHVKKIVAGRLMAKRGPFLVIKDFHGTIQVYFNKKELVELADLVSKLDLGDIIWVKGEVMKTNTDAVVIKASDIELLSKSLKPLPEKYHGLVDAEERYRRRYVDLIMNDDSKDKFIKRIKITQWIKDFFNNLGYLDVETPFLHDYISGAAAKPFTTHHNSLNQEFVLRIATEIPLKKLVIGGFDRVYELGRIFRNEGYDTTHNPEFTTIEFYEAYSNVEGMMNRTEALFKELCAKLGKNVYVNNGVEIDLSKPFNRINMVDAVNKKTGKDFRNITLDEAVQTAKKFNVKLEKFFTIGHIINALYEELVECELIQPTFVYGHPIEVSPLSAKGDDPRFTERAELFINTKEYANMYTELSDPIDQLDRFKKQLDEKAAGNDEASDIDWDFIDALEYGMPPTGGCGIGIDRLVMLLTETSSIRDVLLFPTLRRLKK; translated from the coding sequence ATGGAAAAATATACAGAACAAGAATTGGTGCGTCGTAATAAATTGTTGGAATACGAAAAAAATAATGTAGTCGCCTTTAAAAAAGCCTATGGTTTGGGTGAAATAAATTATAGTGACGATATTTCGACAGAATTTGAAAAATATAGTAAAGATGAATTGCATGAAAAACATGTTAAAAAAATTGTTGCTGGTAGATTAATGGCAAAAAGAGGGCCATTCTTAGTAATAAAAGATTTTCACGGCACTATTCAAGTTTATTTTAATAAGAAAGAATTAGTAGAACTAGCAGATTTAGTTTCTAAACTAGATTTAGGAGATATTATTTGAGTTAAAGGTGAAGTTATGAAAACTAATACAGATGCCGTGGTTATCAAAGCATCTGATATTGAATTGTTGTCAAAATCGCTTAAACCGCTACCCGAAAAATATCATGGTTTAGTTGATGCTGAAGAGAGATATAGACGTCGTTATGTAGATTTAATAATGAACGATGATTCAAAAGATAAGTTCATTAAAAGAATAAAAATTACTCAATGAATTAAAGACTTTTTCAATAATTTGGGATATTTAGACGTTGAAACGCCATTCTTACATGACTATATTTCAGGAGCGGCAGCAAAACCATTTACAACACACCACAATTCTTTAAATCAAGAATTTGTTTTGAGAATAGCAACTGAAATTCCTTTGAAAAAACTTGTTATTGGTGGTTTTGATCGAGTTTATGAATTAGGACGAATTTTTAGAAACGAGGGATACGATACAACACATAATCCTGAATTTACTACTATTGAATTTTATGAAGCTTATTCAAATGTTGAAGGAATGATGAATCGTACAGAAGCATTGTTTAAAGAATTATGTGCAAAATTAGGTAAAAATGTATATGTGAATAATGGTGTTGAAATAGATTTATCTAAACCTTTTAATCGCATTAATATGGTTGACGCTGTTAATAAAAAAACTGGCAAAGATTTTAGAAACATCACTCTTGACGAAGCGGTTCAAACAGCGAAAAAATTCAATGTGAAATTAGAAAAATTCTTTACAATCGGCCACATAATTAATGCTTTATATGAGGAACTTGTTGAATGTGAATTGATACAACCAACATTCGTTTATGGACATCCAATTGAAGTTTCTCCTCTTTCAGCTAAAGGTGATGACCCTAGATTTACAGAACGCGCTGAACTATTCATTAATACTAAGGAATATGCTAACATGTACACCGAATTATCTGATCCTATCGACCAATTAGATAGATTCAAAAAACAGCTTGATGAAAAAGCGGCTGGCAACGATGAAGCAAGTGATATTGATTGAGATTTCATTGATGCTTTAGAATATGGTATGCCTCCTACAGGCGGATGTGGCATTGGTATTGATAGATTAGTAATGTTGCTAACAGAAACAAGTTCAATTCGTGACGTCTTGTTATTCCCAACACTTAGACGTCTAAAAAAATAA
- a CDS encoding IMPACT family protein yields MELINYEVKKSRFYSICLPINSKDEIKNYLKELRAGHKKSTHICYGYLFIDNGVINAGFDDDGEPNGTAGRPIRDLLIKTKMENFVIFVIRYFGGVKLGAGGLVRAYIKSANLALQKYREGV; encoded by the coding sequence ATGGAATTAATAAATTACGAAGTCAAAAAATCACGGTTCTACAGCATATGCCTACCAATTAACTCAAAAGATGAAATTAAAAACTATTTAAAAGAATTAAGAGCCGGTCATAAAAAATCTACTCATATTTGTTATGGATATCTTTTTATTGATAATGGAGTTATTAACGCCGGCTTCGATGATGACGGGGAACCAAACGGTACCGCCGGTAGACCCATTCGTGATTTATTAATCAAAACTAAAATGGAAAATTTCGTGATTTTTGTAATTAGATATTTTGGTGGTGTTAAACTAGGTGCCGGTGGTTTGGTCCGTGCCTATATCAAGAGTGCCAATCTCGCTTTACAAAAATATAGAGAAGGTGTTTAA
- a CDS encoding antibiotic biosynthesis monooxygenase has translation MIYIVSKEIKIKKESKDEFNKFIKEWIYKSKQQELNLSIDGFWVADKFMIFERWSSEESFLKFTKLPEYKVFLTTIESFGTEPLKVKKIKTII, from the coding sequence ATGATTTACATAGTTTCAAAAGAAATAAAAATTAAAAAAGAATCCAAAGATGAATTCAATAAATTTATCAAGGAATGAATATACAAGTCTAAACAACAAGAATTGAATTTATCAATAGACGGGTTTTGAGTTGCAGATAAGTTCATGATTTTTGAACGCTGAAGTTCAGAAGAAAGTTTTTTGAAATTTACTAAATTGCCTGAATATAAAGTTTTTTTAACAACAATCGAATCTTTCGGCACAGAACCATTAAAAGTAAAAAAAATCAAGACTATAATTTAA
- the rpoE gene encoding DNA-directed RNA polymerase subunit delta produces the protein MKTMLDVVSQIAYEHCKDGKYVEFNFLFNKVEKELKEKWEVEADEKGKEYDAIRVNKLGELYRLLTVDSNFLRNAKGQWTIRPGFEV, from the coding sequence ATGAAAACAATGCTAGATGTTGTATCGCAAATCGCATATGAACACTGTAAAGATGGTAAATATGTTGAGTTTAATTTTTTATTTAATAAAGTTGAAAAAGAATTAAAAGAAAAATGAGAAGTCGAGGCTGACGAAAAAGGTAAAGAATATGACGCTATCCGCGTAAATAAATTAGGTGAACTATACCGCCTTCTAACAGTTGATTCTAACTTTTTAAGAAATGCAAAAGGCCAATGAACAATTAGACCCGGTTTTGAAGTTTAA